The following coding sequences lie in one Polynucleobacter asymbioticus genomic window:
- a CDS encoding SoxY-related AACIE arm protein, whose protein sequence is MTELKLSRRRYLSALGLLGISSWIAPSVAIAKKPEAMETIAKIVGANTVRDGRVKLVIPPLVESGNLVVLKLSIESPMTANDYVKAVHVVSEANPSPNMFTAYFTPRSGRAELTTRVRLADSQRVWAIAQMSDGSFWRGSADTLVTLSACTEMI, encoded by the coding sequence ATGACTGAATTAAAGCTGAGCCGGCGCAGGTATTTATCCGCACTCGGTCTTTTGGGTATATCAAGCTGGATAGCTCCGAGTGTAGCTATCGCAAAGAAGCCGGAAGCCATGGAGACGATCGCAAAAATTGTCGGCGCAAATACTGTCCGTGATGGCCGGGTGAAGTTGGTGATCCCGCCCCTGGTAGAGAGTGGCAACTTGGTAGTTCTCAAGTTGTCCATCGAGAGCCCTATGACGGCAAATGATTACGTTAAGGCGGTGCATGTAGTTTCAGAGGCAAATCCATCCCCCAATATGTTTACTGCTTATTTCACGCCACGATCTGGTCGCGCTGAGTTAACTACTCGGGTTAGGCTGGCTGACTCGCAACGGGTGTGGGCCATTGCACAAATGAGTGATGGCAGCTTTTGGCGGGGATCTGCTGATACCTTGGTAACGCTTTCTGCTTGCACGGAGATGATATGA
- a CDS encoding TolC family protein — MRTPLIRLSAALGASLISSVSLAQSSASGLNEYTPIPLAQYLQVVKENNAIIGNKRLGKETAAAIKESLALYQFRPSVSYTKGTFYQQVPYTPYSTPTSNTYGVNFNLEGWGKRSARSEYGDAEIGRSETDYQATEADVQTVATLGYVDALRNRLLFNSYAKAAKRISTLPANAQTKDSAQFLQYYENASAKDLQFTSLSLLNYSGGALKNLPLPIGNLNVAPQAFDPDKLINQALNSRSDILALQAAMNSAEKNISMTKANRNWDVMPYVSYTTTPQYDSSGYTYAPQNGFSAGIQIPLPVSNFLQNADIVQAANQKLGIEMQLRDLKEQVRVQVMQALLQYESAKQILAQANDGLNGVSKTANQSSAKGVMDVRDKEGALIDAQTNHVKALVNIWRQSGNYSMPPL, encoded by the coding sequence ATGCGCACACCATTAATTCGTTTATCCGCCGCACTTGGCGCATCGCTAATTTCCAGTGTTTCACTGGCTCAATCGTCGGCTTCTGGATTGAATGAGTACACTCCTATTCCCTTGGCGCAATATCTGCAAGTTGTTAAAGAAAACAATGCAATTATTGGCAATAAGAGACTTGGCAAAGAAACAGCAGCTGCCATTAAAGAATCACTGGCCCTTTATCAATTTAGACCAAGTGTTAGTTATACAAAGGGCACTTTCTATCAACAGGTTCCTTACACTCCATATTCAACCCCTACATCCAATACCTATGGCGTCAACTTCAATTTAGAAGGCTGGGGGAAAAGGTCTGCTAGGTCTGAGTATGGTGATGCTGAAATTGGTAGAAGTGAAACTGATTACCAGGCTACCGAAGCCGACGTTCAAACTGTTGCAACTCTGGGCTATGTAGATGCCTTAAGAAATCGTTTACTGTTTAACTCCTACGCTAAGGCAGCAAAAAGAATATCTACACTGCCAGCTAATGCACAAACAAAAGATTCAGCTCAATTCTTACAGTATTACGAAAACGCAAGCGCTAAGGATCTGCAATTTACCTCCCTGAGCCTTTTGAACTACTCCGGTGGCGCCTTAAAGAATCTGCCGCTACCTATTGGTAACCTCAATGTTGCCCCACAGGCGTTTGATCCAGATAAGTTAATCAACCAAGCGCTGAATAGTCGCTCTGACATATTGGCCTTGCAGGCAGCTATGAACTCAGCCGAGAAAAACATCAGCATGACCAAGGCTAATCGCAATTGGGATGTGATGCCCTATGTTTCATACACCACAACACCTCAATATGATTCAAGTGGATATACCTACGCCCCGCAAAATGGTTTTTCTGCTGGCATACAAATACCGCTCCCAGTAAGTAACTTTTTACAAAATGCCGATATTGTTCAGGCGGCCAATCAAAAGCTAGGCATTGAAATGCAGTTGCGTGATCTCAAGGAGCAGGTTCGTGTGCAGGTCATGCAGGCCTTGTTGCAGTACGAGTCTGCAAAGCAAATATTGGCGCAGGCGAATGATGGTTTGAATGGCGTTTCAAAAACTGCTAATCAATCAAGTGCAAAAGGCGTAATGGATGTGCGCGACAAAGAGGGCGCTTTAATTGATGCCCAGACAAATCATGTCAAGGCCCTGGTTAATATTTGGCGTCAATCTGGAAACTACAGCATGCCTCCACTATGA
- a CDS encoding flagellin produces MKKIFLIHSLSIAILSPLSYAQPLHPSSSMGAISSTPGSASQNNIGQTSLPNKQNNAAGTYAPAPTQKKEQLESYKPASYSTTSSAASSTPQQNPNTTSTKATTLSEVKDVGVGSLIDANMEEESTKLKALQTQQQLAIQSLSIANSSSSNVITATDK; encoded by the coding sequence ATGAAGAAAATATTTTTAATCCACTCATTATCAATAGCCATCCTCTCACCTTTGAGTTACGCCCAACCTTTGCATCCAAGTAGCTCCATGGGCGCCATTAGCTCAACCCCTGGATCAGCAAGCCAAAATAATATTGGGCAAACCTCTCTACCCAATAAACAAAATAATGCTGCCGGAACTTATGCACCCGCACCCACACAAAAAAAAGAGCAATTGGAGTCTTACAAGCCAGCATCATATTCAACAACATCTTCCGCAGCCTCTAGTACGCCCCAGCAAAATCCAAACACCACCTCTACGAAAGCTACGACTCTAAGTGAAGTCAAGGATGTTGGCGTGGGATCTTTAATTGATGCCAATATGGAGGAAGAATCCACTAAATTAAAAGCGCTGCAAACCCAGCAACAGCTTGCCATTCAGTCGTTATCGATTGCAAATAGTTCTAGCTCCAACGTAATCACTGCTACTGATAAGTAG
- a CDS encoding surface-adhesin E family protein produces the protein MKKLHALTIFTALSLLPFSSSFAEWKELGSNEVMVVYVDVDTVSTSGEKAQIMSMLDLKKPGMNPKTKQPVSSIIGLNEYNCPAVSYRPIEYKEFAGNKGTGKVVSDNKTPNSEFEPVINESWTAGVFNVVCQRK, from the coding sequence ATGAAAAAATTACACGCACTCACTATTTTTACCGCCCTCTCCTTATTGCCTTTTTCTAGCAGCTTCGCTGAGTGGAAAGAATTGGGCTCCAATGAAGTCATGGTGGTTTATGTAGATGTAGATACCGTGAGCACTTCCGGCGAAAAAGCACAAATCATGTCAATGCTGGACCTTAAAAAACCAGGCATGAATCCAAAAACGAAGCAGCCAGTAAGCTCAATTATCGGACTCAATGAATACAACTGTCCAGCCGTTAGCTACCGTCCAATCGAATACAAGGAGTTCGCTGGCAATAAAGGAACTGGCAAAGTAGTCTCAGATAACAAGACCCCTAATAGTGAATTTGAGCCTGTCATCAATGAGTCTTGGACAGCAGGAGTATTTAACGTTGTCTGCCAGCGTAAATAA
- the purU gene encoding formyltetrahydrofolate deformylase, which produces MTTENYYLTLTCPNRPGIVAAVSTYIFELGGDIEEAQQFDDKASKRFFMRVSFSCSADSNTLRTGFVEIAKRFDLTWDLRAVKDLKRVLIMASKLDHCLVDLLYRWRIGELPMIICGIVSNHPREVYSSIDFSDIPFYHLPVTPETKPAQEAKLLEIVADSKVDMVILARYMQILSDDLSTKLSGRCINVHHSFLPSFKGAKPYHQAHARGIKLIGATAHFVTSDLDEGPIIEQDVTRVTHGDTPEDLVRKGRDLERTVLSRALRYYLHDRVLINGATSVVFSD; this is translated from the coding sequence ATGACCACAGAAAATTACTACCTCACACTTACCTGTCCTAATCGGCCAGGAATTGTTGCCGCAGTTTCAACTTACATCTTTGAATTAGGTGGTGACATTGAAGAGGCTCAGCAATTTGATGACAAAGCATCCAAACGCTTCTTTATGCGCGTGAGCTTTAGCTGCAGCGCTGATAGCAATACTTTGAGGACTGGTTTTGTAGAGATCGCTAAACGTTTTGACCTGACTTGGGACTTACGTGCAGTGAAGGATTTAAAGCGCGTATTGATCATGGCATCTAAGCTGGATCATTGCTTGGTGGATCTTCTCTACCGCTGGCGTATCGGTGAATTGCCAATGATCATTTGTGGAATTGTCTCTAACCATCCACGCGAGGTGTACTCCAGCATTGATTTTTCCGATATTCCGTTTTATCACCTCCCCGTAACACCGGAGACTAAGCCAGCACAAGAAGCCAAACTATTAGAAATCGTTGCGGATTCAAAAGTCGATATGGTGATCTTGGCTCGTTATATGCAAATTCTGTCTGATGACTTATCTACCAAGCTATCTGGACGCTGCATCAACGTTCATCACTCTTTCTTACCAAGCTTTAAAGGCGCAAAACCTTACCATCAGGCTCATGCCCGCGGCATCAAGTTGATTGGCGCTACAGCGCACTTTGTTACCAGTGATTTGGATGAAGGCCCAATTATTGAGCAAGATGTGACTCGTGTTACCCATGGTGACACGCCTGAAGACTTGGTTCGCAAAGGTCGTGACTTAGAGCGTACAGTACTATCTCGCGCCCTACGTTACTACCTGCATGACCGCGTCTTGATTAATGGTGCAACTTCGGTAGTCTTCTCAGACTAA
- a CDS encoding penicillin acylase family protein has translation MKIPTLSPGLKTLFKAIFWLSSGTLLLIIAAGVFYLVSAQTNPSGKRIIKSLGDSVAITFDESDIPHIQAKSSTDALFALGYLHASERSWQMEINRRLSSGRLSEILGKETVAIDRFIRTLGIKHAAEKQFDRYPIATKRLLQSYADGVNAGNTHLGWALPVEYFLTGSKPGHWSPTDSVAWMLMMALDLGGNWHKELQRLELSQFLTTKQVWEVMPAYTPGEPVSNVDFAKMYRDINVFNPNPLTRDQKSKKLPATELAINEVPGGKDGIGSNNWALSGKLTTSGKPLLANDPHLGLSAPAIWYMAHLEAPGLNVIGATLPGIPAVVLGRTDKFAWSFTNTGPDVQDLYIEQLDPKNPGTYRGPEGPLSFKVRQEIIDIKGEPPVRFLVKETRHGPVISESYARAKRAIDTDRFALALRWTALDVENQSVAGLLDMNHAKDLDTFKQALRKNYAPMQNVVMADVDGNISLQTAGIAPKRTLHQGLYGVAPALGWEKQYDWVGYVPFDQLPSSNNPDASWIATANQKILANNDPNPLTGDWDLPTRYDRIVELIKGKSVHDLTSMKSMQADTLSLGATPLLELFKSAQSKHPLAQQAIELSSNFDGDMKIDSTGALIFNAWADQLSRKLFSRLGYLFTENYGARNFRHPLILQLQNPNSPWCNDPQTEQIESCADASNAAFDKALEQLSAQFGNNPKNWKWGNAHMAVSEHRPLSKVPFLGSLFNLTQPFPGDSFSINVGRLELLRAENPFETKQAPSLRTLFDLSDLEQSLFIYQSGQSGWVQNKLYRNMSGPWARNEYLPLQMKPAKITRQLDLNIK, from the coding sequence ATGAAAATACCCACGCTAAGCCCAGGTCTCAAAACCCTATTTAAAGCCATCTTTTGGCTTAGTTCTGGGACATTGCTGCTGATCATCGCAGCTGGAGTCTTCTACTTAGTTTCAGCTCAAACCAACCCCTCAGGCAAGCGGATCATCAAATCTCTAGGGGATTCAGTAGCGATCACTTTTGATGAGAGTGATATTCCCCATATTCAGGCAAAAAGCTCTACTGATGCCCTCTTTGCTTTGGGCTATTTGCATGCAAGTGAACGTTCCTGGCAAATGGAAATTAACCGTCGACTCTCTAGTGGGCGACTCTCAGAAATCCTCGGCAAAGAAACTGTCGCAATTGATCGTTTTATTCGCACGCTAGGCATTAAACATGCTGCTGAAAAACAATTCGATCGCTACCCTATTGCTACTAAGCGATTACTGCAATCCTATGCAGATGGCGTCAATGCTGGTAATACTCACTTGGGCTGGGCGCTACCAGTTGAATACTTTTTAACTGGCTCTAAGCCAGGGCATTGGTCACCTACTGATAGCGTGGCATGGATGTTGATGATGGCGCTCGATCTTGGCGGTAACTGGCATAAAGAATTACAACGCCTTGAGCTCTCGCAATTCTTAACGACTAAACAAGTATGGGAAGTGATGCCAGCATATACGCCAGGTGAACCTGTAAGCAATGTTGACTTTGCCAAGATGTATCGGGATATCAATGTCTTTAATCCCAATCCACTCACACGAGATCAAAAGTCTAAGAAACTGCCTGCAACAGAACTTGCTATTAATGAAGTGCCCGGTGGCAAAGATGGTATTGGCTCGAACAATTGGGCGCTGAGCGGCAAGCTCACCACCTCTGGCAAGCCCTTACTAGCGAACGACCCGCACTTGGGCTTATCAGCCCCGGCAATTTGGTATATGGCGCACTTGGAGGCTCCAGGGCTCAATGTCATTGGTGCCACCCTCCCCGGTATTCCAGCGGTAGTACTGGGTCGCACTGATAAATTTGCTTGGAGCTTTACCAATACAGGTCCGGATGTTCAGGATTTATACATTGAGCAGTTAGATCCAAAAAATCCTGGTACATATCGAGGCCCAGAGGGCCCACTATCTTTTAAAGTGCGCCAAGAAATCATCGACATCAAAGGCGAGCCCCCTGTACGCTTTTTAGTGAAAGAGACTCGACATGGTCCAGTGATCTCTGAATCTTATGCGCGCGCAAAACGAGCCATTGATACCGATCGCTTTGCCTTGGCATTGCGCTGGACTGCCTTGGATGTTGAAAATCAGTCTGTTGCTGGCTTGCTGGATATGAATCACGCCAAAGATTTGGATACATTTAAGCAAGCACTACGTAAAAACTATGCCCCAATGCAAAACGTTGTGATGGCAGATGTCGATGGCAATATTTCACTTCAAACAGCTGGTATCGCACCTAAGCGCACCTTGCACCAAGGCTTGTATGGCGTAGCGCCAGCCTTAGGCTGGGAGAAGCAATATGACTGGGTCGGGTACGTCCCATTTGACCAACTCCCAAGCAGCAATAACCCAGACGCAAGCTGGATCGCCACAGCCAATCAAAAAATATTGGCTAATAACGATCCGAACCCACTTACTGGTGACTGGGATTTGCCAACCCGTTACGACCGAATTGTGGAATTAATTAAAGGCAAGTCGGTGCACGACCTGACTTCAATGAAGTCCATGCAGGCTGATACGCTTTCCTTAGGCGCCACACCATTATTGGAATTATTTAAATCCGCCCAATCAAAACATCCCCTGGCACAACAGGCCATTGAACTCAGCAGTAACTTTGATGGCGATATGAAAATCGATAGCACTGGTGCACTCATATTCAACGCCTGGGCCGATCAACTCTCACGCAAACTCTTTTCACGTCTGGGTTATTTATTCACTGAAAATTATGGGGCACGTAACTTTAGACATCCCTTGATTCTGCAATTACAAAATCCCAATAGTCCTTGGTGCAATGATCCGCAAACTGAACAGATCGAAAGTTGTGCTGATGCGTCAAATGCCGCCTTTGATAAAGCACTTGAGCAACTGAGCGCGCAATTTGGCAATAATCCTAAAAATTGGAAGTGGGGTAATGCGCACATGGCAGTTTCTGAGCACCGTCCACTCAGTAAGGTTCCCTTTCTTGGTAGCCTCTTTAATTTGACCCAACCCTTTCCTGGAGATAGCTTCAGCATTAACGTAGGGCGTCTTGAACTTCTAAGAGCTGAAAATCCTTTTGAAACCAAGCAGGCCCCCAGTCTTAGAACCCTCTTTGACCTCTCCGACCTAGAGCAGTCTCTCTTTATTTATCAGTCTGGGCAGTCTGGCTGGGTACAGAATAAGCTCTACCGCAATATGAGTGGGCCTTGGGCTCGCAATGAATATCTTCCCCTGCAAATGAAACCTGCAAAGATCACTCGACAACTGGATCTGAATATTAAGTAG
- the soxA gene encoding sulfur oxidation c-type cytochrome SoxA — MNLFAFCCRAIPVLAILLGVDASLALEASQDARQSSYELMTAENRAMQDDPNLNPALFWVMDGHSLWKEKAGKKDVSCATCHGDSGKKMTGVATQFPKMMKGKLQTLEGQINQCRVSQQAAPALAYESKELLALTTFVATQSKGLPIAIQETPQNKKDLQQGRQFFNERMGQLNLSCAQCHQDRAGLKLGGSLIPQGHPTAYPIYRIEWQTMGSLQRRLRNCMSGVRAQQFEYGSKEMAQLELFLMWRARGMPLETPGVRP, encoded by the coding sequence GTGAATCTTTTTGCTTTCTGTTGTCGTGCAATACCTGTGTTGGCAATTCTGCTTGGGGTCGATGCCAGCCTAGCGCTGGAGGCTTCACAAGATGCTCGGCAATCTAGTTATGAGTTAATGACTGCAGAGAACCGGGCAATGCAAGATGACCCCAATTTAAATCCGGCCCTGTTTTGGGTGATGGATGGTCATAGCCTCTGGAAAGAAAAGGCTGGAAAGAAGGATGTGTCTTGTGCAACTTGCCACGGCGATTCTGGAAAAAAGATGACCGGTGTTGCGACACAGTTTCCTAAGATGATGAAGGGTAAGTTGCAGACCCTAGAGGGGCAAATCAATCAGTGCCGTGTTTCACAGCAAGCAGCCCCAGCTCTTGCCTATGAAAGCAAAGAGTTATTGGCGTTGACAACATTTGTGGCGACACAATCTAAGGGCTTGCCAATCGCCATTCAAGAAACGCCTCAGAATAAAAAAGACCTGCAACAAGGTCGTCAATTCTTCAATGAAAGAATGGGGCAACTCAATTTGTCTTGCGCCCAATGCCATCAAGATCGTGCTGGTCTAAAGCTGGGTGGAAGCCTTATTCCCCAGGGACATCCGACTGCATACCCCATTTATCGGATTGAATGGCAGACCATGGGATCCTTGCAAAGACGCCTACGCAACTGTATGAGTGGGGTGCGCGCTCAGCAGTTTGAGTATGGCTCGAAAGAGATGGCTCAGTTAGAGCTATTTTTGATGTGGCGAGCGAGGGGAATGCCCCTGGAAACTCCAGGGGTTCGCCCATAA
- a CDS encoding thiosulfate oxidation carrier complex protein SoxZ has protein sequence MSKTSRTGITMPSQAKKDSIIEIRAIAQHDMETGYRYSEDGKRIPRDLIRLFTCQYNGEEVFRADFYPGIGANPLVIFTTVAVASGTLVFKWVGDNGYEATNQAQITVS, from the coding sequence ATGAGTAAGACCTCTCGTACAGGCATTACGATGCCATCCCAGGCAAAAAAAGATTCCATCATTGAGATTCGGGCAATTGCTCAGCATGATATGGAGACGGGTTATCGGTATTCAGAGGATGGTAAACGGATACCTCGTGATCTCATTCGTTTGTTTACCTGCCAATACAACGGCGAAGAGGTCTTCAGGGCAGATTTTTATCCAGGCATCGGCGCTAATCCCCTCGTCATCTTTACAACCGTGGCAGTTGCCTCTGGCACGCTCGTGTTTAAGTGGGTAGGGGATAACGGTTATGAGGCCACCAATCAAGCGCAAATTACCGTCTCGTGA
- a CDS encoding ExbD/TolR family protein: MSFNLQNDQEESGIMAEINMTPMVDVMLVLLIIFIITLPVIQQAVKVELPKANSVRNEVKPESVQLSIDAQGQIFWNSTPIDLKTFDGYAEKAAQKEPQPEINLRADKSVKYEYVAQVLAASRRAGLTKLGFVTEPN, translated from the coding sequence ATGTCTTTTAATCTTCAGAACGATCAAGAAGAAAGCGGCATCATGGCTGAAATCAATATGACTCCGATGGTGGATGTCATGTTGGTGCTCTTAATTATTTTCATCATTACCTTGCCAGTGATTCAACAAGCGGTAAAGGTTGAATTGCCTAAGGCTAATAGCGTGCGCAATGAGGTCAAGCCAGAGTCAGTTCAACTCTCGATTGATGCTCAGGGTCAAATATTTTGGAATAGCACACCGATTGATTTAAAGACTTTTGATGGCTATGCAGAAAAAGCAGCTCAAAAGGAGCCGCAACCAGAAATCAATTTACGCGCTGATAAATCTGTGAAGTATGAATATGTTGCTCAGGTATTAGCCGCATCACGTCGCGCTGGCTTAACAAAACTGGGGTTTGTCACTGAGCCTAATTAA
- a CDS encoding xanthine dehydrogenase family protein molybdopterin-binding subunit — protein MTKNTTSTNISRRHFIVGSSAIATGLAIGFDFSFISSANAAMGTGATSMAPLATPEIGVWVVVKPNDDIVVRIVRSEMGQGTITGLAQMVAEELQCDWKKVSYEYPSPTENLKRNKVWGSYSTGGSRGIRTSEQYVRKGGAAARIMLVQAAANQWNVPASECVAKDSVITHTPSGRKTTFGKVSVAASQLDVPKEIPLKDPKEWTVIGKSMNRIDGTADKVTGKQVYAIDLKLPGMLVATIKESPVFGGKVKSYDASKASSMKGVKKVVQVGDTAIAVIAETFWQAKTGLDAVNITWDNGANGDLSSASIKKMLEEGLTANDTFVGNSNGDAKEAISKAAKTIEATYFYPFLNHATLEPQTATAKWTPDSCEAWVPTQDGEASLAAVIAASGLPAEKCNAYKVNLGGGFGRRGAFQDYTTQAVNIAKQMPGTPIKLIWTREEDMTQGRYHPVMMCKMTAALDDKKNIAGLNMRLSGQSILAAVRPAVVAANKGKDPVVFQGLDAAGEHGITYSFPNLMVDHAMRNTTVPPGFWRGVNVNQNAIFLETFMDEMAEAAGVDAVEFRRKHMEKFPRAVAVLNAVADGIGWTKPAKPGVFRGLAQMRSFGSYVAAACELSVTNGNEVKIHRIVAATDPGYVVNPAQVERQVSGSFVYGLSALFEEEITIEKGAVVQKNFDTFNSIRLSQMPKVETIIIQGGGKDWGGVGEPTIAVAAPAVLNAIYRATGKRLRTVPLKNSGIKLV, from the coding sequence ATGACTAAAAATACAACTTCTACCAATATTTCACGTCGCCACTTTATTGTTGGCTCTAGTGCTATTGCAACTGGACTGGCAATTGGCTTTGACTTCTCTTTCATCTCTTCTGCAAATGCTGCAATGGGAACGGGTGCTACTTCTATGGCGCCCTTGGCCACACCAGAGATTGGTGTGTGGGTAGTGGTCAAGCCAAACGATGACATCGTTGTCCGTATCGTGCGCTCTGAAATGGGTCAAGGCACCATTACTGGCTTGGCTCAGATGGTTGCCGAAGAATTACAGTGCGACTGGAAAAAAGTCTCTTATGAGTACCCATCGCCTACCGAGAACCTCAAGCGTAATAAAGTGTGGGGTAGTTACTCCACTGGCGGCAGTCGCGGTATTCGTACGTCTGAGCAGTATGTGCGTAAGGGCGGCGCAGCTGCTCGCATCATGCTCGTTCAAGCTGCTGCAAACCAATGGAATGTTCCTGCATCCGAGTGCGTTGCTAAAGACAGTGTGATTACACATACTCCATCTGGCCGCAAAACTACCTTTGGAAAAGTATCAGTTGCTGCATCTCAGTTAGATGTGCCAAAAGAAATCCCTCTTAAAGATCCTAAAGAGTGGACTGTGATTGGCAAGTCAATGAACCGTATTGATGGAACGGCTGACAAAGTTACCGGCAAGCAAGTCTACGCAATTGACCTCAAGTTGCCCGGTATGTTGGTTGCCACCATTAAAGAGTCTCCTGTATTTGGGGGCAAGGTAAAAAGCTATGACGCTTCTAAAGCCTCCAGCATGAAGGGAGTGAAGAAAGTCGTTCAAGTAGGTGATACCGCTATTGCCGTGATTGCAGAAACTTTCTGGCAAGCTAAAACTGGCTTGGATGCAGTCAACATCACTTGGGACAACGGCGCAAACGGCGATCTTTCTAGTGCTTCTATTAAGAAGATGTTGGAGGAGGGCCTTACTGCAAACGATACATTTGTAGGTAACTCTAATGGCGATGCAAAAGAAGCGATTAGCAAGGCTGCCAAAACCATTGAGGCAACTTACTTTTATCCATTCTTGAATCATGCAACCCTGGAGCCACAAACTGCAACTGCAAAGTGGACGCCAGATTCTTGTGAGGCCTGGGTTCCTACTCAGGACGGTGAAGCTTCTCTAGCAGCTGTGATCGCAGCATCTGGTTTGCCAGCAGAAAAGTGCAATGCCTATAAGGTAAACCTCGGTGGAGGATTTGGTCGCCGCGGAGCCTTCCAAGATTACACAACCCAAGCTGTCAATATCGCCAAGCAAATGCCAGGTACGCCAATTAAGTTAATTTGGACGCGCGAAGAAGATATGACGCAAGGCCGCTATCACCCAGTCATGATGTGCAAAATGACTGCAGCGCTAGATGATAAGAAAAATATCGCTGGTCTGAATATGCGTTTGTCTGGCCAATCTATTTTGGCGGCTGTACGCCCAGCAGTGGTTGCTGCGAATAAGGGTAAGGATCCCGTGGTATTCCAGGGGCTAGACGCTGCTGGTGAGCATGGTATTACTTACAGCTTCCCGAATTTGATGGTTGATCACGCAATGCGTAACACTACTGTGCCACCAGGTTTCTGGCGCGGGGTGAACGTCAATCAAAATGCCATCTTCCTGGAAACGTTCATGGATGAGATGGCTGAGGCAGCTGGCGTTGATGCAGTCGAGTTCCGCCGTAAGCATATGGAAAAGTTCCCGCGTGCAGTAGCGGTATTGAATGCCGTAGCTGATGGTATTGGTTGGACCAAGCCAGCTAAACCAGGCGTCTTCCGTGGTCTAGCGCAGATGCGTTCATTCGGTAGTTACGTTGCTGCTGCTTGTGAGCTTTCCGTGACCAATGGCAATGAGGTGAAAATTCACCGCATTGTGGCTGCAACGGATCCAGGTTACGTAGTGAATCCTGCGCAAGTTGAGCGTCAAGTTTCTGGTTCGTTTGTTTACGGTTTATCTGCTCTCTTCGAAGAAGAAATTACGATTGAGAAAGGTGCGGTTGTGCAGAAGAACTTTGATACGTTTAACTCCATTCGCCTATCCCAAATGCCTAAGGTGGAAACCATCATCATCCAAGGTGGTGGTAAAGACTGGGGTGGCGTTGGTGAACCAACCATTGCAGTTGCAGCGCCAGCTGTTCTGAATGCAATCTACCGCGCCACTGGTAAGCGCTTGCGTACCGTACCATTGAAAAACAGTGGCATTAAGTTGGTTTAA
- the soxX gene encoding sulfur oxidation c-type cytochrome SoxX, which produces MNPLTSSPGDVARGRAIVANRQVGLCLLCHSGPFPEERFQGNLAPELTASVGRSTPAQLRARLVDPSRFNPSSIMPAYYRSTDLNRVAPKFANQTILTGQEIEDVVAFLVSLR; this is translated from the coding sequence GTGAATCCCCTTACTTCTTCTCCGGGTGATGTTGCTAGAGGGCGAGCGATTGTGGCAAACCGCCAAGTCGGCTTATGCTTGCTGTGCCATAGCGGACCTTTTCCAGAAGAGCGCTTTCAGGGTAACTTAGCTCCTGAGCTGACTGCTAGTGTGGGTCGATCTACTCCAGCTCAATTGCGGGCACGATTGGTTGATCCGAGCCGCTTTAATCCAAGCAGCATCATGCCAGCCTATTACCGTAGCACTGACCTGAACCGTGTAGCCCCTAAGTTTGCCAATCAAACTATCCTCACTGGCCAGGAGATAGAGGATGTTGTTGCATTTTTAGTAAGTCTTCGATAA